The sequence below is a genomic window from Streptomyces sp. NBC_00582.
GTGACAGAACCGCGACGACTCGGGCCCAGCGGCCCGGACGGGCTCGCTCCGCCCTTCTCTTATCTCTAGGCTTGCGCAAACAGGCAACTCACACTGCGGACGGGCACCGCCCGACCGACCGGACGGGAGAACGACGACATGGGCATCATCGGCTGGATCATCCTCGGCCTGTTCGCCGGAGCCATCGCCAAGGCCCTGCTGCCCGGCCGCGACCCGGGCGGTCTGATCGGCACCACGCTCATCGGCGTCGCGGGCGCCTTCGTCGGCGGCTGGCTCTCCGCCCGCTTCCTCGACCGCCCGGTGGAGAACCAGTTCTTCGACCTCTACACCTGGGGCGCGGCCGTCGGCGGCGCGCTGGTCCTCCTCGTCGGCTACCGCCTGCTGTTCGGCAACTCGCGGAGCTGAACGGGCGGGGCGGCGACAGCGGGAACTTGCCCGCCCCCTCATTCGTTTCTACATTGTTGTAGATATTGAAGGGGTGGCGGCCGCCCCCGGAGCGGCCGGCCCCGAGCGACCGTATGGAGTTCTCATGGCCCTGTGGGACCGCATCAAGGAATCCGCTTCGTCGATGCAGACGCAGCTCGTGGCGAAGAAGAACGACCTCAAGAGCGGCGCCTTCCGTGATGCGAGCATGGCGATGTGCGCCCTGGTCGCCGCCGCCGACGGCACGATCGACCCGTCCGAGCGGCGCCGCGTGGCCCAACTCATCGCCACCAACGAGGTGTTGCAGAACTTCGACGCCACGGATCTGCAGCGCCGCTTCGACGACAACCTGAACAAGCTGACGGCCGACTTCGACTTCGGCAAGGTGAGCGTGCTCCAGGAGATCGCCAAGGCGAAGAAGAAGCCCGCCGAGGCCCGTGCCGTCATCCAGATCGGCATCGTCATCGGCGGCGCCGACGGCGACTTCGACAAGACCGAACAGGCCGTCGTCCGCGAGGCCTGCTTCACCCTGGACCTGCCTCCGCACGAGTTCGACCTCTGACCGATCGAGGAGCGGGGCGGCCGGCACCGGGCCGGCCGCCCTACAGGGGTGTCGCGGCGTACAGGATGAAGAACATGGTCACGGCGGAGTTCGCCGCCTCCGACCAGCGTCCGGCAGCGGACTGCCCGGCAACCGCGCGGTGCCCACCACCCGGTAAAAAGACGAACACGCCCATGCGGACCGGGCCTTCCCCGTCACTCGCCCTCGGCGCGGCCCAGCAGCTCGCGCAGCAGCCGCTCGTCGTCCGGACCGAGACCGGCGACGAAGCTCGCCAGCACCGCCTCACGGTCGCTCTCCGCGTCCAGCACCCTGCGCATCCGGTGCGCCGCGAGACCGGCCTGGTCCGAGGCCGGCGTCCAGACGAAGGACCGGCCCGCCCGCTCCCGGGTCACCACGCCCTTGGCGAGCAGCCGGGTCAGGATGGTGATCACCGTCGTATAGGCGAGGTCGCCGCCGAGCCGCTCCTGCACCCAGCCCGCGCTCACCGGTTCCTCCGCCTCGCCCAGCACCGACAGCACCAGCGCCTCCAGCTCGCCCTGTCTGCGCCGCCGCGGACCCTGCCGGTCGTCCGTCACGCCCCTGTCTCCCTTCCGCCGCCGACGCTTCTGCGACCCGTCATCGTATCGACGTCGCGCGGGCGGCGGAGGAGCGTCAGGGGGCCGGGACCCGGGGGGACCCGGAGCCGCCGCACCGCTCGTACAGTCCGCGGACGACGGCGAGCCAGACCCGGCCCGGGAGTTCGGGTATCCGGTCGTGCGCCACGTCGATCAGCAGTTCCTCGACGACCAGCCGGGCCATCCGGCCCTCGTCGAAGGCGAGTCCGCCGAGAAAGCGGGCGAGCGCCTCCGCGTGGGCCTCGGCGCGGGGCGGCACGAGCCACTGGAAGAACCAGCAGACCATCCTCGCGACGCGCCGCATGTGCAGCTCGTGAAGCGCCTCGTCCCCCGGGGCGGGCGTCACCACGAAGTCCACGGCGAGCAGGTGCCGCAGCAGGTCGTGGGCCGCGTCGTCCACGCGTACGGCCTGTGGGAGCCGCTCCAGGACCATGTTCTGCGCGCCGTACGTCATCCGTTCCTCCAGGACGAGCAGCAGGTCCTGGTGGTGGGCGCGCTCCAGGCGTTCCTCCACCGAGCGGCGCAGATCCTGGGTGTGGGCCGTGGGGCTGGACACCCTCGTCAGGTCCTCCACCAGGCTCCGGATCTCCGCCTCCCGGGCACGCTCCCTGGGTTCCTTGGAGCTGCGCCACTTCCACTTCGGCACCGCGGAGGGTGCCACGGACGCCATGCTCAGGAACGCGGGCAGCGCGTGCGCCTCCAGCTCGGCACGGCTCGCCCGCGTCAGCCGGTCCATGGACCCGTCGGCCAGGGGCGGCACCCGAGGCGCGGAGGGGAGCGACGGGCCGGCGAACGAGGGGTCGGCCGTGACGTAGGGCGGCGGCGGTGCGGGAGGTGGCGGCGGGAAGACCGGCTGTTCCACGGGCGGAGGGTACGACCAAGTGGCTCCGGCCGGGTGAACGGCCGGAGCCCCACCCGTCGCGGCTGCCCCCCAGCCACGGGGCTCCCCGTGAACCGGCCCGCCCGGACCGGCCCCGTCACCAGCTGAGCCGAGGCGACCGGCACCGGCGAGGCCGGACCCGGTGAGGCCGGACGCCGTTTGACCGGGTCCCGGGAGACCGGACCCCGTGTGCCCAGACTCGGCGTGACCGGGCCCCGTGAGACCGGACCCGGCGTGACCGGACCCGACGTGACCGGACCCCGCGTGACCAGACCCGGCGTGACCGGGCCCCGTGAGGCCGGCCCCGGCATGACCGGACCCGGCATGACCGGACCCCATGACACCGGACCCCGCGTGACCAGACCCGGCATGACCGGACCCCATGACACCGGACCCCGCGTGACCAGACCCGGCATGACCGGACGCCGCATGACCAGACCCGGCATGACCAGACCCGGCATGACCAGACCCCGCATGACCAGACCCCGCATGACCGGACCCCGCGTGACCGGACCCCGCGTGACCGGACCCCGCGTGACCGGACCCCGCGTGACCGGACCCCGCGTGACCGGACCCCGCGTGACCGGACCCCGCGTGACCGGACCCCGCGTGACCGGAGTCTCCGTGGGCGGTCGCCTCCGTGTCGGGGGCCGGGGTGGCGGGTTCGACGTGGGTCGAGCCCGCTGGGCTGTCGGCGGGGTGGGCGTCGTGCGTCGGTGCGGGGTCCCGGCCGGTGACGGGGTGGGCGCTCGGGTGAGTTCCGGCCCGGTCGGGCTGACCCCGCTGCTGCGTCCCGTACGGCCCGCCGCCCGTGGTGGCGGGCGCGGCCCCGCTCGGGCCCGCGTCCGCTCCGCCCGTGGGCCCCGTGGCCGTCGCGCCGGAGTCGC
It includes:
- a CDS encoding GlsB/YeaQ/YmgE family stress response membrane protein, translated to MGIIGWIILGLFAGAIAKALLPGRDPGGLIGTTLIGVAGAFVGGWLSARFLDRPVENQFFDLYTWGAAVGGALVLLVGYRLLFGNSRS
- a CDS encoding tellurite resistance TerB family protein; translation: MALWDRIKESASSMQTQLVAKKNDLKSGAFRDASMAMCALVAAADGTIDPSERRRVAQLIATNEVLQNFDATDLQRRFDDNLNKLTADFDFGKVSVLQEIAKAKKKPAEARAVIQIGIVIGGADGDFDKTEQAVVREACFTLDLPPHEFDL
- a CDS encoding BlaI/MecI/CopY family transcriptional regulator, giving the protein MTDDRQGPRRRRQGELEALVLSVLGEAEEPVSAGWVQERLGGDLAYTTVITILTRLLAKGVVTRERAGRSFVWTPASDQAGLAAHRMRRVLDAESDREAVLASFVAGLGPDDERLLRELLGRAEGE